Proteins encoded by one window of Paenibacillus sp. DCT19:
- a CDS encoding glycosyl hydrolase family 28 protein — MSAFHRYSAFRGIRIKYSKNIRVEGLVLLNPPHYSIYIGKSTHVHISNFKSFSSKGWCEGIDMMASSDIEIDDVFLRTSDDCIAVYGSRWDYHGDTRRITVRNSVLWADVAHPLMMGTHGDHRLSGDVIEDIRFENIDILEHHELQENYWGAMAINADDKNKIRRVVYDNIRVEEFELGQLIDIRVIWNKDYNPEPGHSIEDISFRNITYFGRNVNPNRIYGFDAERQVKGVVFENLRIRDELVLEPEQGNFDINAFTQEITFTVETKLRNEGK; from the coding sequence TTGTCTGCATTCCATAGGTATTCGGCTTTTCGAGGAATACGCATCAAGTACTCCAAAAACATCAGGGTAGAAGGCCTTGTACTGCTTAATCCACCGCATTACAGCATATACATTGGCAAGTCGACTCATGTTCACATATCCAATTTCAAATCGTTCAGTAGCAAGGGCTGGTGCGAAGGCATTGATATGATGGCAAGTTCTGATATCGAAATTGACGATGTGTTTCTTCGTACCTCGGACGATTGCATCGCGGTATACGGATCAAGGTGGGATTACCATGGAGATACACGCCGTATAACGGTTCGCAACTCGGTTTTATGGGCAGACGTTGCGCATCCACTAATGATGGGCACGCATGGAGATCATCGCCTCAGCGGAGATGTAATCGAGGATATCCGTTTTGAGAACATTGATATTCTGGAGCATCATGAGCTGCAGGAGAACTATTGGGGAGCAATGGCCATCAACGCGGATGATAAAAATAAGATTCGACGGGTGGTTTATGACAACATCCGGGTAGAGGAATTTGAGCTAGGCCAGCTAATCGATATTCGAGTTATCTGGAACAAAGATTACAATCCTGAGCCTGGACATTCCATTGAAGACATTTCGTTCCGAAATATTACCTACTTTGGTCGCAATGTCAATCCCAACCGAATTTACGGCTTTGATGCAGAGCGCCAGGTTAAAGGCGTTGTATTCGAAAATTTGCGTATTCGCGACGAGCTTGTGCTTGAGCCGGAGCAGGGGAATTTCGATATCAATGCCTTTACGCAGGAAATTACTTTTACGGTAGAAACCAAGCTAAGGAATGAGGGGAAATGA
- a CDS encoding alpha/beta fold hydrolase — MKKEQMISGHMELQQDVFLNYQYYVQRASQETLVFIHAHSVDRRMWEPQVEHFASRYSILCYDLRGYGKSSMPLEGQPFLHAEDLRALLEHLNIETAHLIGLSLGSFVALDFWVLYPEYVQSVTVASGAIPDPKPDVLTPLVTDVPRFKQAWFERLLEGCGEDRNGYQHRLLTMIGDWKVWQSTHREPDCILGKALLPKLTAMQDPGPVCVVNGAKDFPGAHHSADRLLECMPHAISINLPEAGHFSNMEATDEFNAALQAFLDKGEYHNDSKSDSTRL; from the coding sequence ATGAAGAAGGAGCAAATGATCTCGGGCCATATGGAGCTACAGCAGGATGTTTTCCTCAATTACCAATATTATGTTCAAAGAGCTTCCCAAGAGACACTGGTGTTCATTCACGCCCATTCGGTGGATCGACGCATGTGGGAGCCGCAGGTCGAGCATTTTGCTTCACGTTATTCAATTTTGTGCTATGACCTTAGAGGGTATGGTAAATCTTCTATGCCCCTGGAGGGACAGCCCTTCTTGCATGCTGAGGACTTACGAGCACTTCTGGAACATCTGAATATCGAAACCGCTCACTTGATCGGACTGTCGTTGGGATCATTTGTAGCACTCGATTTCTGGGTGCTTTACCCAGAATATGTACAGTCGGTGACTGTTGCCAGTGGGGCAATTCCTGATCCTAAGCCGGACGTTCTAACGCCCCTAGTGACCGATGTGCCGCGCTTCAAGCAGGCATGGTTTGAACGCCTACTAGAGGGATGTGGAGAAGACCGAAACGGTTATCAGCATAGGCTGTTGACTATGATTGGCGATTGGAAAGTTTGGCAAAGCACACATCGCGAGCCGGATTGTATTTTGGGTAAAGCACTTCTACCTAAGCTGACTGCCATGCAAGATCCAGGTCCAGTATGCGTTGTGAATGGAGCAAAGGATTTCCCAGGGGCACATCACTCCGCTGATCGGCTGCTGGAATGCATGCCTCATGCGATTAGTATCAATTTGCCGGAAGCTGGCCATTTTTCCAACATGGAGGCAACCGATGAGTTCAATGCTGCTTTGCAAGCATTTTTAGACAAAGGAGAATACCACAATGATTCAAAATCCGATTCTACGAGGCTTTAA
- a CDS encoding putative Ig domain-containing protein, with product MIQHVEMGRDQAHGGGDLTNAVIISRMLLAQGTEVDPVHGTVSTAADAVGPYEFLNDRILDAANFFWQYMLGYDTPWIPVVSSYGEDGNAKGIYRTLSDSYRGRMTTANFWDLYYYYTYEKGVDLAENAPFYYEAFTNRIPSNYYHQGSFKQNWENVDGGGDFWLYLPAEAAAEGASMLPKEQPNPALVELEDRYTVFDPNSEKKQEGDTSYVQVKATEKGSRLVFQNLSYADRSGSRLIGLKFRTDGKATVTLSKEQNSTPYHMLTLPDTDGEWRYITFDMGINHVTYGQLDNDYNLLYLKVTGSGTTVDLDHLNVLAGQQLTPPSFVLGRDTMDIVTVAGTPLTIDFSATDSSEGSLFYEITDPPSEAALQHTTGNFTWHTSEPGSYSFVVVASDGETVATKNVNVVVSIDRNAAIQAAISRYDEQTKYTSSTLRHFQEAYNQVLAQLQTATDEQFSEHLFVLKQTTADLELLTPPLLDGGMDYTEIVTSTFGSSISMLVDGNNNTYPVYSLAPNPDLYHILDFGPNYKVSAERFGLQSRMNFVDRMAGSAIFGSNDRINWTRLTPDETSFTDEMAILEVDPSLRQEQYRFIKIQMLHPQPDVLWGTVGNMLELGEFRIYGERHETLNKLKVVSIGSEQAVQHRIGIGDQAKVTFQSTEPILDVQVTIQGQEAQVQSTDQLHWTAMATMDDTAVTGNISFNIRYKTTDDVAAEPTIFTTDDSILYLVNSSNRIEVGKLATVIASDNQIGGAVPKEKVGYALFDGNLTNFGDLATGAGSYYMVDFGENAKVKLSDIMLMPRPNFPGRMNGLVIQGSNDKTSWTNLTRPASGTKEGKWTYISSRELLNEGIIVI from the coding sequence GTGATCCAACATGTGGAAATGGGGCGAGATCAGGCGCATGGCGGTGGTGATCTAACCAATGCGGTCATTATTTCACGTATGCTGCTGGCACAGGGTACCGAAGTCGATCCCGTGCACGGGACTGTTTCTACAGCAGCTGATGCGGTCGGTCCCTATGAGTTCTTAAATGATCGTATTCTTGATGCAGCTAACTTCTTTTGGCAATATATGCTCGGATACGATACTCCGTGGATTCCCGTTGTCTCCAGTTATGGAGAGGATGGTAACGCCAAGGGTATTTATCGTACATTATCGGACTCTTATCGAGGCAGAATGACAACCGCCAACTTTTGGGATCTTTATTATTATTATACCTACGAAAAAGGAGTTGATTTGGCGGAGAACGCACCGTTTTATTATGAAGCGTTTACGAATCGAATTCCTTCCAATTATTATCACCAGGGTTCGTTTAAACAGAACTGGGAAAATGTTGACGGTGGTGGAGACTTCTGGCTGTATCTACCAGCTGAGGCAGCAGCTGAAGGGGCATCGATGCTGCCCAAGGAACAACCAAATCCGGCTCTAGTCGAACTGGAGGATCGTTATACCGTCTTTGATCCAAATTCAGAGAAGAAGCAAGAGGGAGATACCTCATATGTTCAAGTAAAGGCTACGGAGAAGGGCAGCAGACTGGTCTTTCAAAATCTGTCTTACGCCGATCGTTCAGGTTCCCGCCTCATCGGCCTGAAGTTTCGAACTGACGGCAAAGCAACGGTGACGCTCAGCAAAGAACAGAATTCTACACCTTACCACATGTTAACTTTGCCGGATACCGATGGAGAATGGAGATATATCACCTTTGATATGGGCATCAATCACGTCACCTACGGTCAGCTTGATAATGACTACAACCTGCTCTATTTGAAGGTGACGGGCAGTGGCACCACAGTTGATCTGGATCATTTGAATGTATTGGCCGGACAACAACTTACACCACCGTCCTTTGTACTTGGTCGTGATACTATGGATATCGTCACTGTAGCTGGTACACCATTGACGATCGATTTCTCGGCTACGGATAGCTCAGAGGGTTCCCTTTTCTATGAGATCACAGATCCGCCTTCAGAAGCAGCTCTGCAACACACTACCGGAAATTTCACTTGGCACACCTCTGAGCCCGGATCATATTCCTTTGTTGTTGTCGCCTCCGATGGCGAAACTGTAGCAACGAAGAACGTGAATGTGGTTGTGTCGATTGATCGCAATGCGGCTATTCAAGCAGCAATCTCCAGGTACGATGAGCAAACTAAATACACGTCTTCAACGCTGAGACACTTTCAGGAGGCTTACAATCAAGTGCTGGCACAGCTTCAAACGGCAACCGATGAACAATTTAGCGAGCATTTGTTTGTGCTAAAGCAAACAACAGCAGACCTTGAGCTTCTTACACCGCCGTTATTGGACGGCGGTATGGATTACACAGAAATCGTGACCTCTACCTTTGGCAGCTCCATTTCCATGCTGGTGGACGGCAATAACAATACTTATCCCGTATACTCGCTTGCGCCTAATCCAGATCTGTACCATATTCTGGATTTCGGGCCTAATTATAAAGTTTCCGCAGAGCGATTTGGCTTGCAGAGCCGCATGAATTTTGTGGATCGCATGGCAGGTTCGGCTATTTTCGGTTCAAACGACCGGATAAACTGGACGAGACTTACGCCAGACGAAACGTCGTTTACCGACGAGATGGCTATACTGGAGGTTGATCCGTCCCTTCGGCAGGAGCAGTATCGCTTTATTAAAATTCAGATGCTGCATCCGCAGCCGGATGTACTATGGGGAACCGTAGGTAATATGCTTGAACTGGGCGAGTTCAGAATTTATGGAGAGCGGCATGAAACTCTGAATAAATTGAAGGTGGTTTCAATTGGTTCAGAGCAGGCTGTCCAGCACCGCATTGGTATTGGTGACCAGGCAAAAGTAACCTTTCAATCCACGGAACCCATCCTCGATGTGCAGGTAACGATTCAAGGACAGGAGGCGCAGGTTCAGTCGACCGATCAGCTCCATTGGACGGCTATGGCAACCATGGATGATACTGCGGTTACCGGGAATATATCCTTCAATATTCGTTACAAAACAACGGATGACGTTGCTGCTGAGCCAACTATTTTTACAACAGATGATTCCATATTATATCTGGTTAATTCATCGAATCGGATTGAGGTTGGCAAGCTAGCTACGGTTATCGCATCGGATAATCAGATTGGGGGTGCTGTGCCGAAGGAAAAGGTCGGTTATGCGCTGTTCGACGGAAACCTCACTAACTTTGGTGATCTGGCTACTGGAGCAGGCTCCTACTATATGGTCGATTTTGGCGAGAATGCCAAAGTCAAGCTAAGCGACATTATGCTAATGCCTCGTCCAAATTTCCCTGGACGCATGAACGGCTTGGTTATCCAGGGCTCCAATGACAAAACGAGCTGGACAAACTTGACCCGACCTGCTTCAGGAACGAAAGAAGGGAAGTGGACTTATATTAGCAGTCGTGAGCTACTGAATGAGGGGATTATCGTTATTTGA
- a CDS encoding ABC transporter substrate-binding protein: protein MIALLLMVIAGCGLVTREDSVSSPTSEAEPVQLTITYAMGDGAHHKGIQTIINDFKKSHLNVQISVVEHTQQAKGYADELSLLDAMGQFPDLVEMRDTQMFADAGLLAELPKSIVGLFDDIPKVNGTIYTAPLKAEVPQGIVYNKKLFREWGLNEPATYQQFLELCQIIQAKGIYPLVVGGKDLWHMGFWTNHFMLDHVYSKDQEWNRKRTAGQVSWTDADPEEAFRDLKVLWDEDYIVPGFMNIADYQTIDYLVSGKAVMMMSGPWMFSQLKQADPDFEIGFFPVPDRQGRIHIFGLPQPSGWAMSSLAAADPNKAKVIEQFLHFFYSNEEYANYLQAVGGTPVTSEHLFIQSSELMQEVEQWLDNPDMLKLRGMEHYWGADEIPPGFRNAFYDLVQDMLSGTMSIDEALIEADRIWDERKVRR, encoded by the coding sequence ATGATTGCGTTGCTACTTATGGTGATTGCAGGCTGCGGCCTTGTAACGAGGGAAGATTCTGTCTCATCGCCTACCTCTGAAGCGGAGCCGGTTCAATTGACGATTACCTATGCCATGGGAGACGGAGCACACCACAAGGGCATTCAAACAATCATTAATGACTTTAAAAAATCACATCTCAACGTGCAAATTTCGGTAGTTGAACATACACAGCAAGCCAAGGGGTATGCAGATGAACTTTCATTGCTTGATGCAATGGGTCAATTCCCCGATCTAGTGGAAATGCGGGATACCCAGATGTTTGCCGATGCAGGTTTGTTAGCTGAGTTGCCGAAGAGTATAGTCGGGCTGTTTGATGACATTCCCAAGGTGAATGGTACAATATATACTGCTCCTCTTAAAGCGGAGGTACCTCAAGGTATTGTGTATAACAAGAAATTGTTTCGGGAATGGGGCCTAAATGAGCCTGCCACGTATCAACAATTTCTTGAACTGTGCCAGATTATTCAAGCCAAGGGCATATATCCGCTTGTTGTCGGTGGCAAGGACTTATGGCATATGGGCTTCTGGACAAATCATTTTATGCTGGATCATGTGTATTCCAAAGATCAGGAGTGGAACCGCAAACGAACCGCAGGTCAGGTTAGCTGGACGGATGCTGATCCTGAAGAGGCCTTTCGAGATCTGAAAGTATTGTGGGACGAGGATTACATCGTTCCTGGCTTCATGAACATTGCGGATTATCAGACCATTGACTATTTGGTTAGCGGCAAAGCGGTGATGATGATGTCTGGGCCCTGGATGTTCAGTCAGTTGAAGCAAGCCGATCCTGATTTTGAGATTGGGTTCTTTCCGGTTCCTGACCGTCAGGGACGCATTCATATATTTGGATTGCCGCAGCCTTCAGGCTGGGCCATGTCATCTCTGGCTGCTGCCGATCCGAATAAAGCTAAGGTTATCGAGCAATTTTTACATTTTTTCTACAGTAATGAAGAGTATGCGAATTATTTGCAGGCTGTGGGTGGTACTCCGGTTACCAGTGAGCATTTGTTTATTCAGTCTTCCGAGCTTATGCAAGAGGTAGAGCAGTGGCTTGATAATCCGGATATGTTGAAACTTCGCGGGATGGAGCATTATTGGGGAGCGGACGAGATCCCGCCCGGCTTCCGCAATGCATTCTATGATCTTGTGCAAGACATGCTCTCCGGAACTATGTCGATCGATGAAGCATTAATCGAAGCAGACCGCATTTGGGACGAGCGAAAAGTCCGTCGTTAG
- a CDS encoding alginate lyase family protein gives MIKPGKFSLWKRITTILAISGMLQSLIVPTGKITASDEGEIATNYIVQINETVTDGFTHPGVGLTKSKLETIRSMVSAKKEPWYSYYKAMTVSSSASKTVISSNQSSANPTKPASDAFNSQGFNSRFIADGLKAYTQTLMYYITGDVTYRANAMHIIRIWSQMDPNKYVYFNDSHIHTGIPLNRMVAAAEILRYTSSPNPELAWTEKDTADFTSNLVTPVIENFLHDNNRFMNQHNYPLLGAMAGYIFTNNTERYEEAVEWFTVNTTAKNQGFNGSVKQLFRLIDSNVVTGEPVNPL, from the coding sequence ATGATCAAACCAGGAAAGTTCAGTTTATGGAAACGCATTACAACGATACTGGCCATTTCAGGCATGCTCCAAAGTTTAATTGTGCCAACGGGAAAAATAACAGCATCAGATGAAGGAGAGATTGCTACGAATTATATTGTTCAGATCAATGAGACAGTAACGGACGGATTTACTCATCCAGGGGTGGGGCTGACCAAATCAAAACTTGAAACGATAAGATCGATGGTATCTGCCAAAAAGGAGCCTTGGTACTCGTATTATAAAGCAATGACCGTTTCTTCCTCGGCATCCAAAACGGTAATCTCCAGCAATCAAAGCTCTGCCAATCCGACAAAGCCCGCAAGCGATGCCTTCAACAGTCAGGGATTTAACTCCAGATTCATAGCGGATGGCTTGAAAGCGTATACTCAGACACTCATGTACTACATTACCGGTGATGTGACTTACCGGGCTAATGCCATGCATATTATTCGAATTTGGTCCCAGATGGATCCGAATAAATATGTATATTTTAACGATTCCCATATTCATACTGGTATCCCGCTTAACCGTATGGTTGCGGCAGCGGAAATACTGCGATATACCAGCAGCCCAAACCCTGAACTGGCTTGGACGGAGAAGGACACGGCCGATTTTACGAGTAATCTAGTTACACCTGTTATTGAGAATTTTCTGCATGACAACAATCGCTTCATGAACCAGCATAACTATCCGCTGCTCGGAGCGATGGCGGGTTATATTTTTACGAATAATACGGAGCGTTATGAAGAAGCAGTTGAATGGTTCACGGTTAATACAACCGCCAAAAATCAGGGATTCAATGGCTCAGTCAAGCAATTGTTTCGTCTAATCGATTCAAACGTAGTGACCGGGGAACCAGTTAATCCCCTGTGA
- a CDS encoding Cof-type HAD-IIB family hydrolase — MAIKLIAVDMDGTFLDHNQSYNRKRFSEQYSEMKKQGIKFIVASGNQYYQLKSFFTEIEEQIAFIAENGAYIVDEGKDIYNGEMSKETINKVLNMLKQYDYPELVVCGKNGAYVHASVTEEFYQQTLRYYHQLSRISDFEKIDDTIFKFATSFPEDMAASVLDEFHKHVGKYVTPVSSGHGDIDLIIPGIHKARGIKLLQERWGIADEETAAFGDSGNDLEMISHVKYGVAMSNAIPAIKDAAMYITSSNNNEGVLDAIDLILARKSPFY; from the coding sequence ATGGCGATCAAGTTAATTGCAGTCGATATGGATGGTACGTTTTTGGATCATAATCAAAGTTACAATCGAAAACGCTTTAGCGAACAATATTCAGAAATGAAAAAACAAGGGATCAAGTTTATCGTTGCGAGCGGGAACCAATATTATCAATTGAAATCTTTTTTTACAGAGATTGAAGAGCAGATCGCTTTTATTGCTGAAAATGGAGCTTATATCGTTGATGAGGGAAAGGACATTTATAACGGTGAGATGTCTAAGGAGACGATTAATAAAGTTCTAAACATGCTCAAGCAGTATGACTATCCTGAATTAGTGGTTTGTGGTAAGAATGGAGCCTATGTTCACGCTTCAGTTACAGAAGAGTTTTATCAGCAAACTTTACGATACTATCACCAACTTTCTAGAATTTCTGATTTTGAAAAAATAGATGATACCATATTTAAATTTGCGACTAGTTTTCCAGAGGATATGGCTGCTTCTGTTCTGGATGAATTTCATAAACATGTAGGTAAGTATGTCACTCCTGTTTCTAGTGGTCATGGTGACATTGATTTAATCATCCCTGGAATTCATAAAGCAAGAGGAATTAAACTGCTCCAAGAACGTTGGGGAATTGCAGATGAAGAAACGGCTGCTTTTGGAGATAGTGGAAACGATCTGGAGATGATCTCTCATGTTAAATATGGTGTTGCTATGTCCAATGCCATTCCTGCTATAAAAGATGCTGCCATGTATATCACGAGTTCCAATAATAACGAAGGTGTATTGGACGCGATAGATTTGATTCTCGCTAGAAAATCGCCATTTTATTAA
- a CDS encoding glycoside hydrolase family 88 protein: protein MLVVDKTNAWVDRVVQKITDKMDWVSDKSQYKIPYTTLDGIHDDRATQNPSGDDADGINWWTNGFWGGMLWQMYHVTGQEKYKNYANLVEDKLDTSFEKFYGLHHDVGFMWLPTSVANYQLTQNPASRKRALHAANLLAGRFNPAGEFIRAWNDIPEGDTRGWAIIDCMFNIPLLYWASKETGDPRFKQIAERHADTVMKTFVRPDGSVHHIVEFDPFLGGVVQTHGGQGYENGSSWTRGQAWGLYGFMMSYQHTGKEEYLHTAKRIAHYFIANIPESGIIPVDFRQPKEPIYEDSTAAAIAACGLIEIVKAVGEYEKKLYLDAALKLLITLDEQRTNWGTDCDCIVQNGSAAYRSVNHHQSIIYGDYYFIEAIFKIKGNDLYFW, encoded by the coding sequence ATGTTAGTAGTGGATAAAACTAATGCATGGGTAGATCGGGTCGTTCAGAAAATAACAGACAAGATGGATTGGGTCAGCGATAAATCGCAGTACAAAATCCCTTATACAACATTGGACGGTATTCACGATGACCGAGCCACCCAGAACCCAAGTGGCGATGATGCGGATGGTATCAACTGGTGGACTAATGGCTTTTGGGGCGGAATGCTCTGGCAGATGTACCATGTTACGGGACAGGAGAAATATAAGAACTATGCCAATCTGGTCGAGGATAAGCTGGACACGAGCTTTGAAAAATTCTACGGGCTACATCATGATGTAGGATTCATGTGGCTGCCAACGAGCGTGGCGAATTACCAGTTAACGCAAAATCCCGCCTCTCGCAAAAGGGCGCTGCATGCCGCCAATCTGCTCGCCGGTCGCTTTAATCCCGCCGGCGAGTTCATTCGTGCCTGGAATGATATCCCAGAAGGGGACACGCGCGGCTGGGCGATCATTGACTGCATGTTTAACATCCCATTGCTGTATTGGGCTTCCAAGGAGACTGGTGATCCCCGCTTCAAGCAAATTGCAGAACGGCATGCGGATACTGTCATGAAAACATTCGTGAGACCGGATGGCTCGGTCCATCACATTGTTGAATTTGATCCCTTCCTAGGAGGTGTAGTTCAGACTCACGGGGGACAAGGATATGAGAATGGCTCTTCTTGGACACGAGGTCAGGCGTGGGGATTGTATGGCTTCATGATGAGTTATCAGCACACGGGAAAGGAAGAGTATTTGCATACGGCGAAGCGGATTGCGCACTATTTCATTGCCAATATTCCGGAGAGCGGCATCATTCCGGTCGATTTCAGGCAGCCGAAGGAACCAATATATGAGGACTCTACGGCAGCCGCTATAGCAGCCTGCGGACTGATCGAGATTGTCAAGGCGGTGGGCGAATATGAAAAAAAACTGTATTTGGATGCAGCTCTGAAATTGTTGATCACGCTGGATGAACAGCGCACAAACTGGGGCACAGACTGCGATTGCATCGTGCAAAACGGCTCTGCTGCTTACCGTAGCGTTAACCACCATCAGTCTATCATTTATGGTGATTATTATTTCATTGAAGCGATCTTCAAGATTAAGGGTAACGATCTATATTTTTGGTAA
- a CDS encoding discoidin domain-containing protein, whose product MRLFNSTNWFGNVSEVELYGDYQYDSLDSKVVAADGYTQGSYYLYQKEVDRIKKAFQQPGADKKGLLQQLLAAEQELVSLETLIGARIEIAPSMVAASTSVWGTGASKETNGWYAFDGDTSTYTDTIANPSWIDIDLGDGQSASLGSLRWYPRGGKDDLSRRMNGAMLQGSMDGVNYNTLYTISGVNKADWFQAQITDETEYSYYRYYAPTGNANVAELELYRKTVDHTLLGVLVNEVSDLDEDQYSVESYEAVQQAVSDAMNVQHEENATQEQIDRIAHILRMAMEHLVSNKSIVSL is encoded by the coding sequence TTGAGACTGTTTAATTCGACAAACTGGTTTGGCAACGTGTCCGAAGTTGAATTGTATGGAGACTATCAATACGATTCGTTAGATTCCAAAGTGGTTGCTGCTGACGGGTATACTCAAGGTAGCTACTACCTATATCAGAAGGAGGTGGATCGGATCAAGAAGGCATTCCAGCAGCCAGGGGCGGATAAAAAAGGATTGCTTCAGCAGCTCTTGGCTGCAGAGCAGGAGCTCGTATCCCTGGAAACCTTAATTGGAGCCAGAATTGAAATTGCTCCATCTATGGTGGCTGCTTCAACATCTGTATGGGGAACAGGCGCTTCCAAGGAAACGAATGGCTGGTATGCGTTTGATGGCGATACAAGCACTTATACCGATACTATTGCGAATCCATCCTGGATTGATATCGATCTAGGAGATGGACAATCAGCTTCGCTGGGAAGCCTGAGATGGTATCCTCGCGGCGGTAAAGATGACCTTAGTCGGAGAATGAATGGCGCGATGCTGCAAGGCTCAATGGATGGCGTTAATTATAATACGCTATATACGATTAGCGGCGTGAATAAGGCAGATTGGTTCCAGGCTCAAATCACGGATGAGACGGAATATTCTTACTATCGGTATTACGCACCTACTGGAAACGCCAATGTTGCCGAGCTGGAACTGTATCGCAAAACAGTTGATCATACGCTGCTGGGGGTGCTTGTGAATGAGGTGAGTGATCTAGACGAAGACCAGTATTCGGTGGAGAGCTATGAAGCAGTTCAGCAGGCCGTGTCGGATGCTATGAATGTTCAACATGAAGAAAACGCTACCCAGGAGCAGATCGATCGGATTGCACACATACTACGGATGGCGATGGAGCATCTGGTCTCAAACAAAAGTATCGTCTCTCTGTAG
- a CDS encoding glycoside hydrolase family 43 protein, translating to MIQNPILRGFNPDASIIRTGDDYYIATSTFEWFPGVLIHHSRDLVHWRPAARPLDRLSLLDLKGIPSSGGIWAPSLSYSEGLYYLCYTNVVGRRGVYKDLHNYVITAPAIEGPWSEPVYLNSSGFDHFLFHDTDGRKWLFNMQWDFRKNHNRFAGIIMQEFNPEKGKLIGPVKLVTQGTSLGVTEGPMIYQRNGYYYLLVAEGGTGINHSATLLRSRTIDGPYEIDPEYPLLTSVGTPDLPLQKAGHGSLVETQNGEWYMSHICSRPLPDGSRLSPLGRETSLQRVVWTDDGWLRLAGGGRSPKLEVESPDLPPHPFPVEPEREHFDEKRLSIHWNSLRIPMDETWMSLSERPGHLRLYGQESLYSWNRQSLIARRLQSLDCEISTCVEFEPETFTQMAGLVLFYDESDHFYLRISHDEYLGKHLAVIFSQQGVYDESEDIVSIEGWKRCYLKTVIHQEKIQFYYSSDSEQWKLISPELYSGVLADEYMDKLSFTGAFAGICVQDLKGTKRHADFDYFDYKYDWNA from the coding sequence ATGATTCAAAATCCGATTCTACGAGGCTTTAACCCGGATGCATCGATCATTCGCACAGGTGATGACTATTATATTGCAACCTCCACTTTCGAATGGTTTCCCGGCGTCCTGATTCATCATTCACGCGACCTTGTGCATTGGCGCCCAGCAGCCAGACCACTTGACCGTCTAAGTTTGCTTGATCTTAAGGGTATTCCGAGCTCGGGAGGGATATGGGCTCCTTCCTTAAGTTATAGCGAGGGCTTGTATTACCTATGCTACACCAATGTGGTTGGGAGACGAGGCGTGTACAAGGATCTGCACAACTATGTCATCACCGCGCCAGCCATTGAAGGCCCTTGGTCTGAACCGGTGTATTTGAATTCAAGTGGCTTTGATCATTTTCTCTTCCATGATACTGATGGTCGAAAATGGCTGTTCAACATGCAATGGGATTTCCGCAAAAACCACAATCGGTTTGCCGGGATCATCATGCAGGAATTCAACCCGGAGAAAGGCAAGCTGATCGGTCCAGTCAAACTTGTAACGCAGGGCACATCTCTTGGCGTAACGGAAGGTCCGATGATATATCAACGAAACGGGTATTATTACCTCCTCGTAGCAGAGGGAGGAACAGGGATCAATCATTCAGCAACCTTGCTGCGTTCCCGAACGATCGACGGACCTTATGAAATAGATCCAGAATATCCCTTATTGACTTCGGTTGGAACGCCCGATCTACCGCTTCAAAAGGCTGGACATGGCAGCCTAGTTGAAACGCAGAATGGCGAATGGTATATGTCTCATATTTGTAGCCGTCCGCTTCCAGATGGGAGCCGTCTCAGTCCATTGGGACGTGAAACCTCGTTGCAAAGAGTGGTGTGGACAGACGATGGTTGGCTTCGCTTAGCGGGTGGAGGAAGAAGCCCGAAGCTGGAGGTGGAGAGTCCAGATCTACCACCACATCCATTTCCAGTGGAACCTGAGAGAGAGCATTTTGATGAAAAGAGGCTTAGCATCCACTGGAATTCCCTGCGAATCCCCATGGATGAGACATGGATGTCACTCTCAGAACGGCCGGGACATCTCCGACTGTATGGGCAGGAATCGCTATACTCTTGGAATCGACAGAGCCTTATAGCCAGACGGCTGCAAAGTCTGGATTGCGAGATATCGACTTGCGTTGAATTCGAGCCTGAAACTTTTACCCAGATGGCAGGTCTGGTGTTATTTTACGATGAGTCGGATCATTTTTATTTGCGGATATCACATGATGAGTATCTTGGTAAACATCTGGCTGTCATATTCAGCCAACAAGGCGTATATGACGAGTCTGAAGACATTGTCAGCATTGAAGGTTGGAAGAGATGCTACCTTAAAACAGTCATCCACCAGGAAAAGATACAATTTTATTACTCGTCGGATAGTGAGCAGTGGAAGCTGATTAGCCCTGAATTGTACAGTGGTGTACTGGCAGATGAGTATATGGACAAATTGTCTTTCACGGGAGCATTTGCAGGGATATGTGTACAGGACTTAAAAGGAACGAAACGACATGCGGATTTCGACTATTTTGATTATAAATACGATTGGAATGCTTAG